From Amphiprion ocellaris isolate individual 3 ecotype Okinawa chromosome 2, ASM2253959v1, whole genome shotgun sequence, a single genomic window includes:
- the gpc1a gene encoding glypican-1 encodes MRLPVLMCAAVCLCAAPGPAAGADRSCADLRQFYTGKGFTLAGVPQTEISGEHLRMCPQGPTCCTSTMEENLAGLSTQETEGLIREAGRSLQAAFNALHRSFDTYFTELHASSERSLQEALSPLGPLYSQNTRLYGDLYADLRQYYRGSALNLDENLSDFWSRLLERTFKASAPTDVTLSEDYLECVAKQQETLRPFGDVPRDMKAKVIRAFVTARSFVQGLLVSAEVVRKVSQVSLSPECVKALMKLVYCPHCRGLASVKPCPNYCANVMKGCLANQADLDPEWQNLIDVMMQVASSFSTAPSLDVVLDSIPARIYEAVHFLQDNMDTFTAKVYQTCGPPGEPGTGSPTVHEPRRKSGSLTASEYKPSPTAGLRLEMQVSDLYSKLREMRLYWIQLPVALCSKVVAGVNSQDKCWNGITKARYLPEVMGDGLANQINNPEVELDITKPDMTIRQQIMQLKIMSNRLKNALEGNDVDFQDASDDISGSGSGMCVGGQCPRSRPGLYAYSPDNNRVRGAATSHPGLRGLLLLLPLTVLLLQR; translated from the exons GTGAACATCTGAGGATGTGTCCTCAGGGCCCGACCTGCTGCACCAGCaccatggaggagaacctggccGGTCTGAGCACCCAAGAGACAGAGGGACTGATCAGAGAGGCCGGCAGATCGCTGCAGGCTGCCTTCAACGCTCTCCACAGGAGCTTCGACA CCTATTTCACGGAGCTGCATGCTTCCTCTGAGCGTTCCCTGCAGGAGGCGTTGTCTCCACTCGGCCCCCTGTACTCCCAGAACACCCGTCTGTATGGAGATCTCTATGCTGACCTGCGTCAGTACTATCGAGGCTCCGCCCTCAACCTGGACGAGAACCTCTCAGACTTCTGGTCCCGCCTGTTGGAGCGAACATTTAAAGCCTCGGCCCCCACGGAT GTCACCCTATCAGAGGACTACCTTGAATGTGTCGCCAAGCAACAGGAGACGCTGCGGCCATTTGGAGACGTCCCTCGGGACATGAAGGCGAAGGTGATCCGGGCTTTTGTCACAGCCAGGTCGTTTGTCCAGGGGCTGCTAGTCAGCGCAGAGGTGGTCAGGAAGGTCTCACAG GTTTCTCTGAGTCCAGAGTGTGTGAAGGCCCTGATGAAGCTGGTTTACTGCCCTCACTGTCGTGGTCTGGCCTCCGTCAAACCCTGTCCCAACTACTGCGCCAACGTCATGAAGGGCTGCCTGGCCAACCAAGCCGACCTGGACCCCGAGTGGCAGAACCTCATAG ACGTAATGATGCAGGTGGCGTCTAGTTTCAGCACAGCGCCCAGTCTGGATGTGGTTCTCGACTCCATCCCCGCTCGGATCTACGAGGCTGTGCACTTCCTGCAGGACAACATGGACACGTTCACAGCTAAG GTGTACCAGACCTGTGGACCTCCAGGTGAACCAGGAACCGGAAGTCCCACAGTTCATGAGCCGAGGAGGAAGAGCGGCTCCCTGACGGCGTCAGAGTACAAACCCTCCCCGACAGCTGGACTCAGGCTAGAAATGCAG GTATCAGATCTGTACAGTAAGCTGAGGGAGATGCGTCTGTACTGGATCCAGCTCCCTGTGGCACTTTGCAGCAAAGTGGTAGCAGGAGTCAACAGTCAGGATAAATGCTGGAATGGCATTACCAAAGCCAG GTACCTTCCAGAGGTTATGGGTGACGGTTTGGCCAATCAGATCAACAACCCAGAGGTGGAGCTGGACATTACAAAGCCAGACATGACCATCCGGCAGCAGATCATGCAGCTCAAGATCATGAGCAACAGGCTGAAAAACGCACTGGAAGGCAACGATGTGGACTTCCAGGATGCAA GTGATGACATCAGCGGCTCAGGAAGCGGGATGTGCGTAGGCGGTCAGTGTCCTCGGAGCAGACCGGGATTGTACGCCTACTCGCCAGACAACAACCGAGTCCGAGGCGCTGCCACGTCTCACCCCGGCCTCCGTGGCCTCCTACTGCTGCTCCCCCTGACCGTCCTGCTGCTCCAGCGATGA